From the genome of Acidihalobacter aeolianus:
TCATGGCGACCTCTTCGATGGCTCAGGCAGCGCCGTTTTTCAGCGTCGCCATGTCGATGACGAAACGGTATTTCACGTCGCCCTTGACCGTGCGGTCGTAGGCGGCGTTCACGTCCTGCATGTCGATCATTTCGATGTCGCAGACGATGTTGTGTTCGCCGCAGAAATCGAGCATTTCCTGGGTCTCCGGAAGCCCGCCGATCAGCGAACCCGCCATCGTGCGGCGCTTGAAGATGAACGGCACGCCGTTGACCCGGGTGAGCGGTTCGACCGCGCCCACGATCACCATCGCGCCGTCCCGCTTGAGCAGGTTCATGTAGGGGTCGACGTCGTGCCCGACCGGGATGGTGTTGAGCAGGAAGTCGAAGCTGCCCATGGCGGCCTGCATGGCTTCGGCGTCCTTCGAGATCAGCACCTCATGCGCGCCGAGCTTCTCCGCGTCCGCGGCCTTGCCCGGCGAGGTGGTGATCATGACCACATGCGCGCCCATGGCGCGGGCGAATTTCACCCCCATGTGACCCAGGCCGCCGAGCCCGATCACGCCCACCTTCTGCCCCGCGCCCACCTTCCAGTGCTTGAGTGGGGAATAGGTGGTGATGCCGGCGCACAGCAACGGCGCGGCGGCGGCCGGATCGAGGTTTTCCGGAATGCTCAGCACGAAGTGCTCGTCGACCGTGATCCGGTCAGAATAGCCGCCGAAGGTGTGGGTGTGCGGCGTGCCGCCGATCTTGTCCTCGCTGCCGTAGGTGCCCGTCCAGCCGTTTTCGCAATACTGCTCCAGGCCCTCGTTGCAGGACTCACAGTGCCCGCAACTGTCGACCAGGCAGCCGACGCCAACCAGATCGCCGGCCTT
Proteins encoded in this window:
- a CDS encoding NAD(P)-dependent alcohol dehydrogenase; the protein is MHAHGYATHSATEALGPFDFERREPRPQDVAIEIQYCGICHSDIHTARSEWGKTHYPFVPGHEIVGRVTAVGSEVTRFKAGDLVGVGCLVDSCGHCESCNEGLEQYCENGWTGTYGSEDKIGGTPHTHTFGGYSDRITVDEHFVLSIPENLDPAAAAPLLCAGITTYSPLKHWKVGAGQKVGVIGLGGLGHMGVKFARAMGAHVVMITTSPGKAADAEKLGAHEVLISKDAEAMQAAMGSFDFLLNTIPVGHDVDPYMNLLKRDGAMVIVGAVEPLTRVNGVPFIFKRRTMAGSLIGGLPETQEMLDFCGEHNIVCDIEMIDMQDVNAAYDRTVKGDVKYRFVIDMATLKNGAA